The DNA window ATTCCATACACGACCACCTCCTTCTCGCTGACCCGTCCGAGCGGTTTGATCCGCGGAATGTACCCGGTCCCCTCCGGCAGGGTGCCGGCGATCCGGGTGAGGTCTCCGCGCAGGTAATTCATCAGAACCGACTGGGCCTCGTCGTCCAGACAGTGGCCGGTCGCGAGGACACCCGCCCCTGCCTCCACGGCAGTCTGCTGCAGTGCCTGTCGCCGGTAGACTCCGCAGACAGAACAGGCCCGTTCCCTGTTTCCGATCAGCAGGCTATCGAGGTCGGCTCCGAAGAGATCCTGAAACGAGACGATGATATGCCGGATCCCGAGCCTGTGGGTCAGGCGCCGTGCCGCTGCCAGTGTCTCATCGCGATAGTCTCTGATCCCTTCGTCGACGGTGATGGCGACCAGGCGGTCTGCAGCCCTCTTCCCGAGCAGCATGTTCATAAGCCAGAGCAGCACCGTGCTGTCCTTGCCGCCGCTGAGCGCGACTGCTATCCGTTCGTTATCTGCAAGGGTGTATGAGGCGAGCATGCCGGCAGTCTTCGCCTCCACCTTCTCCATCAGGTGTGCTCCACAGAGGTGCGCCCCATCTCCCCGGGAGAAGTAGACCGCGTGCTCGTTGCAGCGATCGCAGGCGATCATCTATCCTCCATGGACGATGCTGATCACACGGAGATGGTCGCCATCGGAGAGGGGTGTGTCCTCAGGGAGGAGTACACCATCCCTGACCACGATCACCTCTGCAGGGTTCACCCCTGCGGCCACAAGCAGTTCCTCGATGGTATCGCCAGAAGGTGAACAGAGTTTTCTGGTCAGATCCGGGAGTTCAAGGGTAATCATCTGATGTACGATTGGGAGGACCGGTGGTTTAACAGTGCTGAATGAGGATAAGAGGAGTAGATATTTATCTCATAGTAGAGACCCTAACTACCGGATTGATGCTCTGCCGATAGCAATCCTTATCCCCGTTTCAGAATAATCACAATTGTGATTTCTGCTTTGGTAGAAATTTCCGGAATCTAACAGTAAGAGGTTGATCTATGGGAAAAATTTACAACAACATCACAGAGACCATCGGGCACACCCCGTTGGTCAGGTTGAACCGGCTGACCGAGGGGATACCGGCAGAGATCGTCGTCAAGGTGGAGTCATTCAACCCGATGTCGAGTGTCAAGGATCGGATCGGGTTAGCGATGATCGAGGCGGCGGAGCAGCACGGTCTGATTGGGAAAAATACGACGATCGTCGAGCCGACCAGTGGAAACACCGGCGTAGGACTGGCTTTCGTTGCAGCAGCACGCGGATATAAGATCCGGCTTCTGATGCCCGATACGATGACCATCGAACGGAGGAAACTCCTCAAAGCACTCGGGGCAGAACTGGTCCTGACCCCAGGCAAGGATGGGATGAAGGGAGCAGTCAGCGCTGCAGAGGCGATGGTCGCAGAGAACCCGGACCTGCTGTATATCCCTCAGCAGTTTCGAAACCCATCGAATCCTGCCATTCATCGGAGAACCACTGCCGAAGAGATCTGGACAGATACCGATGGAAAGGTGGATATCGTTGTGGCCGGCGTCGGGACTGGTGGGACGATCACCGGTATTGCAGAGGCTATCAAGGCCAAAAAACCGGAATTCAAGGCAATTGCCGTTGAGCCGGCGACGTCCCCGGTCCTCTCAGGAGGAAGTCCTGGACCGCATAAGATCCAGGGGATCGGTGCCGGGTTCATCCCGGATGTGTTGAGGATGGACCTGCTCGACGAGATTGTTCCGGTCAGCAACGAGGATGCGTATGAGATAGCCCGGCGTCTCGCCAGGGAGGAGGGGATCCTGGCAGGGATCTCATCTGGTGCAGCCCTCTATGCGGCTCTGCTGATCGCAAAACGCCCGGAAAACAGTGAAAAAATGATCGTGGTGATCCTCCCGGACACTGGTGAGCGGTACCTCTCCACCGATCTCTTTGATGCATAAGTGACCTGATCATGCTCCTCAAACACCTCAGGGAAGATATCCAGACCATCTTTCAGAAGGACCCGGCAGCCCGATCGATACCGGAGGTGCTCTTCTGTTACCCCGGGTTGCATGCAATCTGGAGTCATCGGATCGCTCACTGGTTATGGGTCCACCATCTCTTCTTTGCAGGACGGTTTGTATCGCATATCGGTCGGTTTTTGACCGGGATTGAAATCCATCCCGGGGCAATGATCGGTCGTCGGGTCTTCATTGACCATGGCATGGGTGTCGTGATCGGGGAGACGGCTGAGGTTGGGGATGATGTCCTGATCTATATGGGGGTCGTGCTTGGTGGGACTGCGCTGGTGAACGAGAAACGTCATCCGACCGTTGAGGATCATGTGATCATCGGTTCAGGGGCCTCGGTGCTCGGTCCGATCACCATCGGAAGCGGGGCTAAGGTCGGGGCCGGTTCGGTCGTGGTTCGGTCGGTACCCCCAGGGGCAACGGTCGTCGGGGTTCCCGGCAGGATTGCCGGGCCCGAGTGTAACCAGGATAGAGATGGGGACCTGGAGGCACCGATGCCGGATCCGATGCTTCGGGTGATCTCCAGGCTGCTCGATCGGCAGAACCAGTTCGAGGAGCGGATCCGGATCATGGAACAGGTGATCCCTGGGCCGCTTGGTCTGGAGAAGCGGGCCGAACTGGAGATGGAGGAGCAGATCAGAGACGCGCTCCGCGAGGTGATCGACCCGGAGGTTGGAATTGATATCGTCGACCTCGGGCTGCTCCGAGATGTGCATGTCACCGCGGACGGGCGTGCAGAGATCGATATGGTGTTGACGACGAAGGGCTGCCCGTTGGTCGATTACCTGAGCCAGCAGGTTCGGCGGAAGGCCGAGGGGATCCCCGGGATCTCCTCGGTTGATGTGAGGGTGCTGGACGAACCCTGGGACTGGAGCAGGTTCGTCCGTCAGAACGGGCAGCTGAAAAAGGTATAGCCCGTGCCGTTGAAGTACTGCTGATGGATAGTCGCGATGAGATGTACGGCCGCTTCTCAGTTGCCCTCGCAAAGCTTGAGGCGTGCAAGGAGTTTGCGGCGCTGATCCCGGAGGTACGGACCAACCTGGTCTATGCAACCGGGGACGCGAAGGAGAGGAGTGATGTGCTCGCTGTTGAAGGGCGCGTGACCATTATCGGTGGAATGCCGCATGCCTCTGGGAAGCCGGTCTTTGGGGCTTCAAGCCATATGGCCAGACTGATGATCGAACTGCGAAAGGTCGATCCCCGTGTGCGGGCCGGCGTGGACTTCGCCAACACGCCTGCGCTGGCAGCATGGCTTGAGGACTACTGTCGGGAGAAACGCTGGATCTTTTCTATGATCGATCGGAGGAACGAGCCGGATTCTATCAAAGAGGAGGAGTGCGCTTCGATGCCATGGAAGGTCGCCGAGGCGGTCAGGGCGGCCGGGAATCGTGCCCCCAAGATCTTCTATGAGACCGGTGCCATCGGCAAGGAGCCGGTCAGTGTGCTGGTCGGCGGGGATCCGATCGAGGTCGTCGAGCAGGTCTGCGAGATTGCGCGGAGGTATGCAGATGAGCGATGAGAAGATCGGGAAGATCGATGCGGCGACTTTCGCCTCGTTCCTGCTCCACCGAACAGGTGCGGCAGATCCCTCGGTGATCGTGCCGCCGACTGCGGGGATCGATGCAGGGGTGGTCGACCTCGGTAACAACAGGGTACTGATCGTGGCCGAGGATCCGATCTTCGCCATCCCCAACCAGCCATACGATCTCTTCGGCTGGCACACGGTCCATATCGGGGCCAGCGATGTCGCCGTGATGGGGGTGAAGCCGCAGTACATGACCTATTCACTGCTGATGCCCCCGGGTACGCCCGACCAGGACTTCCGGACGATCGTGGACGCGATCGACTTGGCTGCAAAGGATCTCGGGATCGCGATCGTCGGCGGACACACCGGGTACTATCCCGGGTTCGCCGCCCCGACGATCGGCGGAATTACGGTTTTTGCGGTGGCAGAGAAAGGGGAGTACATCACCTCTGCAGGTGCTCGACCCGGTGATGATGTGCTGCTGACCAAGGGGCCGGCGATCGAGACCGCGGCTCTCCTTTCAGTGCTCCGTGAAAATGAACTGAAGGCGAAGTACCCGGCCTGGCTTGTGAAGGCTGCGCAGGATCTCTGCTGGCAGATGTCGGTTGTGGCGGATGCGGCCCTCGCCCGTGAGGCTGGCGAGGTGACAGCGATGCATGATGCGACAGAAGGCGGGGTGATCGGCGGACTCTTTGAGATTGCAGCGGCAAGTAACACCGGGATGGTGATCGATGAGGCGCAGATCATCTATCCGAAAGAGGTCAGAATGGTCTGTGAGCAGTTCAACCTGGATCCTCTGGCATCGATCGCCGAGGGGACGCTCCTTCTGACTGCAGATCCGTCCAGTTCTGATGCGATCATCGACCTCCTGACCCGGTCCGGGATCCCGGTGTCGGTGATCGGGAAGGTCACGGACAATCCTGGGGAGCGGACGATCCGACGGGTCGACGGTACCATTGAAGAACTCCATATCCCAGAGCAGGACCCCTTCTGGCCCGTCTTCTTCGAGAGTACGTGCTGAAGGAGACGACTTTTTTTAAGCGTCCATGTCTCATGAGATGGCTTTAGAAAAAATGCGCGGATTATTTCGTCTGTATCTGCCGGAATACCTCGGTGAAAGTCGACTACCGATAAATATCATCATCAACTAATTATGATGATCACCATGCCTGTCCCTGTCAGTGAACTTATGGGCCGAATGAGTCGTTTTAGAACTCAGATGGATAAAAATCATCCTGATTGGGAGATTGTGGCCATTCTCGGAAAGGTCGACCTTTATTACTTCACCGGTACCATCCAGGACGGCATTCTCCTCATTCCCCGGAATGATGAAGCGGTGTTCTGGGTCCGTCAGAGTTATGAACGGGCCCTTGATGAATCCAGGTCCCCCTGCATCAGAAAGATGAGCAGGTACCGTGATATTGCTGCGGTCATGGGGACATTTCCTGCAACGCTGTACCTTGAGATGGAACTGGTGACGATGGCACAGGTTCAGAGACTGCAGAAATCTCTCAATTTTACCGATGTGAAGGCGGTTGATGCCGAGGTGGCCGCTGTCAGGTCGGTGAAGAGCGGCTACGAACTCTCCCTTATGGAGAAGGCTGGAAGGATCCACCGGCATGTGCTGGAGGATTGTATGCCTTCCCTCCTCTCAGAAGGGATCGATGAGGTAGAACTCAACAGCGACCTTTACTCCCTGATGGTGAAGGAAGGTCACCAGGGGATCATCCGGTTTGACATGTTCAATGAGATGATCCTGGGACAGATCGGTTTTGGTGTCAGTTCCATCTATCCGACCTGTGTCAACACCCCTGGAGGGATTTCAGGTATGCATCCGGCGGTACCGCTGATGGGATGCCGGGAGAGGCGACTCCGGAAGGGCGACCTTGTTGTTGTGGATATCGGGTGTGGGGTTGAGGGATACCAGACCGACAAGACCATGACCTACATGTTTGGTTCGCCCATTCCTGATGCAGCGGTCCAGGTGCATGAGCACTGTGTGGATATCCAGAATGAACTGGCTTCGCTCCTGAAACCGGGTGCGATTCCTTCAGAGATCTACTCTACCATCATCGATGGGCTGAGTCCTGAATTCCTAAAAGATTTTATGGGATTCGGAGGGCATCAGGTGAAGTTCCTTGGTCATGGTATCGGATTGTGGATCGATGAAAAACCCGTGATCGCGAAAGGGTTTGATGAACCGCTGGAGGAAGGGATGGTCTTTGCACTTGAGCCCAAAAAAGGAATCCAGGGAGTCGGGCTGGTTGGCATCGAGAATACCTTTGTCGTGACTCCTCAGGGGGGTCGATGCATCACCGGTGATAATCCCGGACTGATCCCGGTATACTGATCCTGAAGTCCATCGTCCACTCCGGTCGACCCACTCTCTACCTCGTCAAATTTTTTTGGATATGAGGATCTGTAAAACAGTTTAATATTTTGAACCAATCGGTTGATCACGCAATCCAGTCTGACCTGATCGGCAAGAACTGTGTCAAGAATTATTTTGACGCCGTTGTTTTAATAGACAATTCACCCGACAGTCCAGGTGATCTCTGCATGCATGGACTTTCCGCGGTACCTGAGCCCGTTATGCTCCATATTGAGGTGATTCCGAAGGTACTGGCGGATAATTCCGTCCTGCTGTTCATCGACGCCGCCCATTCTGGCTCCGAGGTCCATGACGGCGTGGCCGAGTGTCGGATACAACCGACCGTCCGGGTACTCTTTGCAGACGATAGAAGCCGGTACCCCGAGCTGGCGGAGTCCACGGTACAGGCAATCGGCATGGGGGATATCGTTGAACTCGCATCCGAGGACCTTTGGCCAGAGTTCCTTCATCGCAACAGCGATCGGTGGGGGGGTTCCATGCCAGAAGAGGACGACCCTCCCCGAGCAGCAGGTGTTGACTGCTCTGACCACTGCTTCCAGGTCCGGGGTGAAGAGTGAATAGGGAGCGACTAGGAGAGGATACTTTTCTGTGCATCCTGTGTCGAGGTGTTCCCATCCCCCTGCGATGACCGAGATTCGTGACTCCATCGAATGTTTGACTGCACACTTGGTCAGGGAGTCTATCATCGCCTCGGATTTTGTCACTTCGGTGACCCGGTTTCCTTTTCGGGAGATCAGATAGGGGAGCATCGATCTGTCCCCAACCAGCAGTACCGACGAGCCGGACGGGGGGGCGACCCGCTCCATCAGATATTTGGCCTGAGTGACCCATAGCCGGGGATCTGCCATTGAAAGTCGAATTGTCTCTTCTGGTTCCTCTGGGACAAGATGTGGAGTGGAGAGGTACTGGTTATAGGTAAGGCGCCAGGTCTCGACCCAATCTGTGCTGCTATCAGGTTCTTTCATCTGCATCATCTCGTCCAGTCCTCGTCGTATGGGTATTGAATGTGATAGGTCTTTTGATAATATATTGTTCTTAATTATTTCTGAAGTTAATTAAATTTATCTATATCTGTGATGCACCGGCATGTCAGTCCGAGTTTCTATCGCTGGATGATCAGCAGACCTCCGCATCTGGATCGGACTCACACATGACGAAGGTCGGTGAATGCGGCGATCGTAGCACTGGTCGTGACAAGGTCGTCCCTGCTGAGATCATGAACATTGGTGTGTCCGGTCAGACGAGTGAAGTCCTCTAACTCTGCTGTGGTAACGTTGAGGAAGTTTGCCAGTCGGTCGGCCCCAACCTCGCTCTTCATCCTCGGTCGAAGATCGATATCCTGAGTGGTCAAACCCTCCGGGCATCGTCCGGTTGAACAGATCCTGTGCTGCTGACAGCCGCAGGCCATCAGGGCGGCGGTCCCAAGGGCGACAGCGTCCGCACCAAGGGCCAGAGCCTTGGCAATGTCAGAGGAGATCCGAAGCCCGCCGGTGATGACCAGTGACGTCCCGGTTGCACCCAACCGATCCAGTGTCTCCCTCGCCCTGTAGAGGGCGAATATGGTGGGGACCGAGGTCGAAGCTTTAATGAACTTCGGGGCTGCCCCGGTTCCTCCTGGTCGACCATCGATGGTGACAAAGTCGGCCCCTGCATAGACGATTGCCTCGAGGTCAGCTTCGATATGTCCGGCTGCAATCTTGACCCCGACCGGGCGTCCTCCGGAGATCTCCCGGAGCCAGGTTACCTTGGTTTTCAGGTCGTCCCGGGTTTTGATATCAGTGAAACGTGCAGGGCTGATGATATCCGTTCCTTTCGGATACCCCCTGACCGTCGCGATCTCGGGGGTGACCTTCTCACCGGGTAATCGAGCTCCGAGACCTGGTTCTGCAGACTGACCCAGTTTTATCTCGATCGCGTCGACAGACCTGAGCATCTCGGCTGTCACGCTGTACTGGTTCGGAACATACTCAAAGATGTATCGATACGCCTGCGCCTGCTCTTCGGGGAGCACCCCGCCTTCACCCGATCCGATGGCAGTTCTGACCTTGGCTGAACCGCCTGCAAGGGCGATCTTTGTCTCCTTTGAGAGAGCACCAAAGGACATGTGTGTCACATAAAATGGGGTGTCGATCACCAGCGGATGAACTGCCCGGGGACCTATAACGGTTCTGGTTAATACCGGAACGTCTGCATTGATCGGAATGCGTGCGATCTGGGCTCCACAGATCAGCAGTTTGTCCCAGGTTATCACCTGCTGTGTGGTCCGCATCGGCTCGATCACAGACCGTCCGGTCTCTGCCATCTGGTGGATATCGGTCAGGTACTCCTCGATGAAGAGAGGTGCCTCCATACGGTTGAGTAAAGCCTCCGTAACCCTGTCCGGAAGGGCCGGCGGAGTCGCCATCTGACTCGTTGTTCCGCAGACCGGGCAGGTGAACCCGATATGTATCTCCTTTCCCTTTTCGATCACTGGCTGCAGGTGTGAACGGTCTGATCCGCAGATCGGGCAGATCCAGGTATCGGAGAGGTCATAGGGCTCGGCTCCCTTTGGAATGTCATTCTCCTCTTCACCCTCGTTGCTGTCATATTCGAATGAATTACAGACATTACACCGGTAGATCATGATATTGTATCCGTTGAGATTGAGAGGGCGAGGGGGATAAGCGTTGTGACGGCGGGTCTCTCGCTATGGAATGACCTCTTCTATATTCGGTCTTTTTAAAAATATGAATATGGGGAGCACGGTTCCTCTCCTAGGGTCAGATGATCAGTTCAGATTCTCCTTCTGGACGGGTCAGGACGATCCCCGCGATCAGCACCGCGAGTACAGCCACGGTTCCCATAATTTCGTATGGGTTGGTGAACGTGGTGGCATTGCTGACATTACTGACGATCACATGTCGGATCATGCTGGTCAGCCCGGCGATCAGCAGCGGTCGTGGTTCAAAGTGTCGTGTCTGAAAGTAGACGGTCACGGTAGTGAGCAGGGTCAGCACGGTGATCGAGAGAAGGAGTGCTTCGAGAACCTCTACGACTCCCGTCTGCAGATCCGGGGATGAGAAGAGGTCGAGAATCTCTCTGATCGCGTCGTATAGTGAGAAAATGGCGACGATCGAGAAGAGGGCTGCGATAACCACATACGCTGTCAGTTGTATATCTGTGATCACACGGATCACGAAATGTACACTTGTCGCTTCGTCAGGGATTTTTGCCATCCCCAGTCTATCGGCGCATAATAGATATATGCGTGTCGAACTGGTTGGACTGGTAGTGCTCGTCGTCGATGTATGTTCTGATCAGAGGGGAATGATAGAGAAAACGTGCACTTTTCTTTCCACTTTTTCTTTGGGTTCACTCGATGTAAGAAGCCATCAGTCCGAAACCTATTCTCTTCTACGATAGGAGATCTGTCGACTCATCTCAACGGACCACAATAAATATCTGGCCACCTGAACTTTTACCTACCAGGTGAGGTGATGAAGGATATGAGAAGGAAGGAGAGGCAGTTGACACCAGAGGAGACGGATCGCCTTCTTCAGACTGGTGTATTCGGTGTCCTCTCGACGGTGGGTTCAGGGGGAGTACCCTATGGGGTCCCTTTGCATTATGTCTATCACCATAAAGTGATCTACTTTCACTGTGCAACAGATGGCCTGAAGCTGGACCTCCTGGATCAGAATAACCGGGTCTCGTTCTGCGTTGTCGTCGATGCAGTCGTTCTCCCTGAGCGATTCAGCACCCGATATTCCAGTGTGATTCTCTCTGGCAGGGCTTTTGAAGTATTTGACCTGGAGAAGCGGGCCGGCCTGGTGGCACTTCTTGGCAAGTATTCAGCCGGCTATCTCGATCAGGGAACCCGGTATATCGAGAAGGCCTGGGAGAGAACGAAAGTCTACAGGATCGATATCGAGACCTGTACCGGAAAAGGGACGATCACCTCAAAGTCCAGTCGAGACTGAAATTCCACGGGATACGACCCACGGTAGAAGGGGGCCGGTCTGAATGATGGAATCTCTGACCAGCGAGGCATGATGGGGCGAGTTAGATCTGGATCCAGATATGATAATGGCATGGTGACCATCTGGGATGAATCAATGCCCGCAGGTCATCGGAAAAAAACAAATACATTTATATTTCTATAGGTCCTTATAACACCACACGGAGTTGAGTACATCCCATATAATCGAACAACAGATACCCCCCAGGAATACAGTCTTGAAGGTGGGGTAAACTCTTCAGGGGTTCAGACTACCCGCGTCAGGTTGCCCAAGCGATGGAATAAAGAGCAGTTTGCCTCGGCTGATACACTGCTCGGGGCAAATCATATCCGGGTCAGATGCATCGATGGTGTCACCCGGATGGGAAGGATCAAAGGGAAGATCAAGAAAAGATCCTGGATACGTGAAGGAGATACGCTGATCGTGGTTCCATGGAGTTTCCAGGATGAGAAATGCGATATCCTGTACCGCTACCTGCCTCCGCAGGTCGAGTGGCTCCGTAAGAACCATTACATCTGATTCGTCCTCTTTTTTCTTCAGTGCCGGTTCGGTTGTATTCATCTTCCGGGTCATTACGATCAATTGTCACCGAGCGGAGCTGGTCAAGTATCTGGCCGCGTCTGCACGTTCCTATAACAGATCCCAATTATCATCGTGACTGTATCCGCGTCTACGTGTGCTATCCGGTATTCGTTCCACTCGGTCTGACATTTGAAACCGGCGGCGATGATCGCATCAAGCACTGTCATCACCTGTGCTGCTATTCACAGGGGAGGTGATAGGGAGATCTTCAAAAAAAGTGTTCCTTTCCTCTCCACAGTCAATGTGTGTTTCCCCTCGCATACGAAGCGTAAATCCCCACGACGCAGAGGATTGTGAAGAGGATGAACGTATCATGAACACTGATGACGAACTGTGGGTAGAGTGCAGGGACGATCTCAACACGACCGATCACGATCGCAAAGATCATCGAGGCGATTCCCATCGAGAGCATCTGCCCGAGGAGCCTCATCGTCCCGTTCATTCCGGAGGCCACCCCATAGAATCGTCTGTCGACGGAACTCATGATCGCATTGGTGTTCGGTGAAGAGAAGAGCCCTGCTCCGACACCGAGCAGCATAAGGATTGAAAGGATGGACCAGAGCGGTGTGCTCTCAGTGAGGAAGAGACTGAAGAGACCGAGACCAAGGGCTGTACACCCCATCCCGATCGAGGCCACCACCCGTGGTTCAATCCTATCTGAGAGTCGGCCAGCAACGGGTGAGACGATCATCATCATGAATGCCTGGGCGACCAGGATCAGGCCGGCGTGTTCTGGAGTGAAACCCTTGGTATACTGGAGGTCCAGGCTTAAGAGGAACGTCACCGCAAAGGTCGCACTGTAGTTGATCAGGGCGGCGAGGTTTGAGAAGAGGAAGACTCTGTTCTCGACAAAGAGGCGCATGTCGAGGACTGGGGTGGGTACCCGTCTCTCATACCAGATAAAAGCTGAAATCGTGACCAGTCCGACGGCGATTAGGGCCCCTCCGGTGACGGATGGGAGTTGTGAGAAGCCGTACATCATCGCCACCAGCCCGACAGCGTAGATCAGAGAGCCGGCCCGGTCCAAGCGTTCGGTGGGGCAATCTGCCCATTCGCCTTTGAGTTTCCAGATGATGAGCAGCACCGCGGCGACGCCGATGGGGACATTGACGAGAAAGATGGACCGCCAGCCGAAGTACTGGGTCAGCACGCCGCCGAGAGGTGGGCCGAGGGTGAGTCCAAGGTAGACCGATGTGATATAGATCCCGAGCGCTCGCCCACGCCGCTGTTTTGGGACCACCGAGGTGAGGATCGCAACAGCGGTACCGAAGATCATTCCACTTCCGGCCCCCTGGATCACTCGCATCCCGATCAATGCAGGCGTGGATGGAACCATGGTCATCAGAAGCGAGGCGAGGGTGAAGATCGAGAGCCCTGCGAGAAAGACCTTCTTCCTTCCATGGATGTCTGCGATCTTTCCGAATGGAACGATGACGAGTGCAGAAGCGAGCAGGTATGCGGTCGCAACCCAGGAGAGTGAGACTGCATCCATATGAAATTCACCACTGATGAAGGGCAGGGCGATGTTGGTGGCAGAGCCATCGAATGGGGTCAGAAATCCGGAGATAATGGCTATGATGAGGACGATCCGCTCCTCTGAAAAAAATGATGCCGGCGACGATGAAGGCTGTGCATCATCAGCAGTTGCTTTCTGTTCCTTCATCCTGTTCCCACTCCTGGGGTGCTATAGAGACCATACGTTCCAGTCATGATTGTGATCCGACCGTTGTAATATTCTCTTTTCATAGTAAAAAAGAAAGAGGAAACTGTACCCGGGGAGACTGGGGTGGGCCCGGAGATCCTCTCAGATCCAGCTCATTTTTCTACTTCTTCTCCGATACTCAAGTATGGAAGAGATACAGATCATCGAAGTTCTGCCTCAACTGGTACTTGGTATGCGGCAAAAAGGGGCTTATCGTGATATTCCGGCGATGCTCGGCGAGCTCTATATCTATGGGATCTCTCATCAATCAGTCCTGACCGGACCGCCGGTCTTCATCTGCCACGAAGGATCGGTCGAGGAGGCTATGGTCGCCAACGAGACCGGGGATGCCGATATGGAGGTTGCTTTTCCGATAGAAGGATCGATAGAGGGTGAAGGGCCTATATCGATCTATGAACTTCCAGGTGGGAGGATGGCGAAGGTGCTGCACCGGGGGCCCTATGAGGATTGCGGGCCGACCTATACCCGGCTCTTCGCCTGGATAGAGGAGCAGGGGCTTGCCGTCACCGGCCCGGTTCGCGAGGTCTACCTGAACGATCCGACCCTGGTGAAGCCAGAGGAGTTGATGACCGAGATTCATGTCCCGATTTAAGCGCTGGAGAGCGAGGGTTTGATGAAATCTTCCCCTCTTTCTCCCCGGTGGCGTCGGCCTGCCAGATCCGGGTTCGAATGGATTTTTGTAGGTTGGTACAATTCCGTGCAGTCGAACCTACCTGAACCATACTCCTTTATCGGTCTGGGATCCACCTGATCATCAGATGGATGCAGTGATTGAATCAGTGCTGATCGGTCTCGGCCTTGCGATGGACTGTTTTGCTGTCACCCTTGCGACGGGGAGTTCAGCCGGTATCGATCGATTCAAGACAGCGATCATCCTCGCGGCGACATTCGGTCTCTTTCAGGGAGGGATGACGATTGGTGGCTGGTTGCTTGGGATATCCTTCGCTGGTTTCGTCACCAGATATGCACCCTGGATCGCATTTTTGCTGCTGACCGGGATCGGTGTGAAGATGTGTATCGAAGGGGTCAGGGGCGGGGATACCCGGGAACGGCCATCGTCACTCCGTGCCGGTGTGGTCATTGGACTTGCCATCGCCACCAGTATCGACGCGCTGGCAGTCGGGATCAGCTATGCACTGCTCGGAGTCGAACCTGTGATCCCGTCCCTGATCATCGGTGCGGTTGCATTCTGTATTTCGTTTGCCGGGGTCTATGCTGGTATCAGATTGGCACCGGTTCTTGGCACCCGTGTGGACTTCTTTGGTGGGGCTGTGTTGATGTTGATCGGGGTTAAGGTGCTGGCAGATCACCTGGCCCTGATCTGAATGGCAATGAATGAGTTGGTGTGGGTTATACCGGCTATATGGCGATGAATTGTTTTTATTTTTTAAGAATATCCTGAAAAAAGTACAGGGTTTTTATGGTAAGCAGAGATCCTGGCGCCACCTGAATTCCGGCGGTCGTCTTCAGTTTCACTCAGTATTTTTTGTGATGGGAGAGGGATCAGCGCATCTCAAGGAATCTGCGTGTCGAAAGGCCGATGACCCGAAGGATACATTTCAATGTCCTGCGATCCAGTTCGTCAGAC is part of the Methanosphaerula palustris E1-9c genome and encodes:
- a CDS encoding GyrI-like domain-containing protein; the encoded protein is MEEIQIIEVLPQLVLGMRQKGAYRDIPAMLGELYIYGISHQSVLTGPPVFICHEGSVEEAMVANETGDADMEVAFPIEGSIEGEGPISIYELPGGRMAKVLHRGPYEDCGPTYTRLFAWIEEQGLAVTGPVREVYLNDPTLVKPEELMTEIHVPI
- a CDS encoding manganese efflux pump MntP encodes the protein MDAVIESVLIGLGLAMDCFAVTLATGSSAGIDRFKTAIILAATFGLFQGGMTIGGWLLGISFAGFVTRYAPWIAFLLLTGIGVKMCIEGVRGGDTRERPSSLRAGVVIGLAIATSIDALAVGISYALLGVEPVIPSLIIGAVAFCISFAGVYAGIRLAPVLGTRVDFFGGAVLMLIGVKVLADHLALI